In Cicer arietinum cultivar CDC Frontier isolate Library 1 chromosome 7, Cicar.CDCFrontier_v2.0, whole genome shotgun sequence, a single window of DNA contains:
- the LOC101515054 gene encoding uncharacterized protein — translation MRVKMDDSDEDINPFTSLLINQDDKPNAFTTIQNEAPNQELLQNHFLRSIQSTVIIRQLPSEGLSFQLWPAATSLVSLLDSHRIDPSNSPLSTVLTTTNNPPRILELGSGTGIVGIVAAATLGSNVTITDLPHVVANLQFNAEANAGVVGSSGGVVTCAPLRWGHAADVERMGSEFDVILASDVVYHDHLYEPLLETLRLMLVGNKIVFVMAHMRRWKKESVFFKKAKKHFDVDVLHVDTPCNGSRVGVVVYRFVGKG, via the coding sequence ATGCGAGTTAAAATGGATGACTCCGACGAAGACATAAACCCTTTCACATCCCTCCTAATCAACCAAGATGACAAACCAAATGCATTCACTACCATACAAAACGAAGCACCAAACCAAGAGTTACTTCAAAACCATTTCCTCCGTTCGATTCAATCAACGGTCATCATTCGCCAACTCCCATCAGAGGGTCTCTCCTTTCAACTCTGGCCCGCCGCCACCTCTCTCGTCTCCCTCCTCGACAGCCACCGTATCGACCCTTCCAACAGCCCTCTCTCCACCGTCCTCACAACAACGAACAACCCTCCGAGGATCCTGGAACTCGGTTCCGGCACCGGCATAGTCGGAATCGTTGCCGCCGCCACTCTCGGAAGCAATGTGACCATCACGGATCTCCCTCACGTGGTTGCCAATCTCCAGTTCAACGCGGAGGCCAACGCGGGTGTTGTGGGGTCCAGCGGTGGGGTTGTTACGTGTGCGCCGTTGAGGTGGGGCCACGCTGCTGACGTGGAAAGGATGGGTAGTGAGTTTGATGTTATCTTAGCGTCGGATGTAGTGTACCATGATCATCTTTATGAGCCGTTGCTTGAAACGCTGCGTTTGATGTTGGTGGGGAACAAGATTGTGTTTGTGATGGCTCATATGAGGAGGTGGAAAAAGGAGTCTGTGTTTTTTAAGAAGGCTAAGAAGCATTTTGATGTTGATGTTTTGCATGTTGACACTCCTTGTAATGGTTCTAGAGTTGGTGTTGTTGTTTACCGTTTTGTTGGGAAGGGTTAG